From one Lycorma delicatula isolate Av1 chromosome 2, ASM4794821v1, whole genome shotgun sequence genomic stretch:
- the LOC142319830 gene encoding uncharacterized protein LOC142319830, with protein sequence MRAAGVPRAEVEDTVVSNWQTAWSSAQAEEWTRRLIPNLKEWLGREKGGLNFHTTQLMTGHGSFGKYLNRIGKRQTSRCPYRQEDDAEHTVFNCYRWEGLRHEIRHNNLTPDNLVSLLMQSNNNWDWFSNFASTVLKSKEEEERHYRR encoded by the coding sequence ATGAGGGCGGCAGGTGTGCCAAGAGCCGAGGTAGAAGACACAGTCGTTAGCAACTGGCAAACAGCATGGTCATCCGCTCAAGCAGAAGAGTGGACAAGGAGACTTATTCCCAATCTGAAAGAGTGGTTGGGTAGGGAGAAAGGCGGACTAAATTTCCACACCACTCAGTTGATGACAGGACATGGGTCGTTCGGGAAATACCTTAATAGAATCGGGAAAAGGCAAACGTCAAGGTGTCCGTACCGTCAGGAAGACGACGCGGAACACACCGTATTCAACTGCTATAGATGGGAGGGTCTCAGACATGAAATAAGGCATAATAACCTGACACCTGACAACCTGGTTAGCTTGCTAATGCAATCCAATAACAACTGGgattggttttccaattttgcGAGCACCGTCCTCAAATCTAAAGAGGAAGAGGAGAGGCATTACAGACGATAG